One Chloroflexota bacterium genomic region harbors:
- the gyrA gene encoding DNA gyrase subunit A, translating into MDNRMGAVRNVSIEDEMRSAYIDYAMSVIVARALPDVRDGLKPVHRRILFTMHEMGLRSTSAYRKCAGVVGEALAKFHPHGDVALYDALVRLAQDFSLRYPLVDGQGNFGSIDGDPAAAYRYTEARLAAISDEMLSDIEKGTVDFMDNFDGRLQEPTVLPARLPNLLVNGSSGIAVGMATNIPPHNLGEICRAVEKLIDEPESTVDDLCEIVTGPDFPTGGTVFRFSDQRSIAGEKERIDAIRHMYATGRGRVMMRGQVALEEVRPGRMAVVVTELPYQVNKTTLIEKMAELVGAKRITDVSDIRDESDRDGMRIVVEVKRDGSPHTVMSQLFKHTALESSFSTNMLALVDGQPQTLGLKRLLEHYIAYRREVIRRRTEFDLNRARERAHILEGLKIALDHLDEVISTIRKSADADAAREALIAKFSLSEAQANAILEMQLRRLAALERKKIEDEYEEVIRLIAELEDLLANPRKILQAIKDELGELRRKYGEERRTRIWDDASRELSAEDLVAAEDVVVTLSQRGYIKRQQIRTFRSQRRGGKGKLAMITREEDAVSHLVVANTHDNILFFTNRGRVFITKVHALPEASRHAKGLPIINLPGVQVDSGEYVSAIISLPRFEPDHYLVMATRKGKIKKTSLAEYAKIKANGLIAINLVDGDELRWVDLSDGGNDILIATRNGQAARFAEREVRAMGRDTMGVTGLRLKAKDEVIGMQVIRDPGQQLLVVTEQGYGKRTIVSDFPVKHRATGGVIANALNKETGAVAAVRLVGQDDEEVMLITQEGTMLRTQVVSVNSYRRASRGVTVMRPAEGDRIISIAVFVDEGLPEESEGEE; encoded by the coding sequence ATGGACAACCGCATGGGCGCGGTGCGCAACGTCTCAATCGAAGACGAGATGCGTTCGGCGTACATCGATTACGCGATGTCGGTCATCGTGGCCCGCGCTCTCCCCGATGTCCGGGACGGCCTGAAGCCGGTCCATCGGCGGATCCTGTTCACGATGCACGAGATGGGGCTGCGGTCGACATCGGCATACCGCAAGTGCGCCGGCGTAGTCGGCGAGGCGCTGGCCAAGTTCCATCCCCATGGCGATGTAGCCCTCTATGACGCCTTGGTGCGCCTGGCCCAGGACTTCAGCCTGCGCTACCCGCTCGTGGATGGCCAGGGCAACTTCGGTTCCATCGATGGGGATCCGGCTGCGGCGTATCGGTACACCGAGGCGCGGCTGGCGGCCATCAGCGACGAGATGCTGTCCGACATCGAGAAGGGCACCGTCGATTTCATGGACAACTTCGACGGCCGCCTCCAGGAGCCAACCGTGCTTCCCGCGCGCTTGCCGAACCTGCTCGTGAACGGCTCGTCCGGGATTGCGGTCGGCATGGCCACGAACATTCCGCCCCACAACCTGGGTGAGATCTGCCGGGCGGTGGAGAAGCTGATCGACGAGCCGGAGTCGACTGTGGACGACCTGTGCGAGATTGTGACCGGACCCGACTTTCCAACCGGCGGGACCGTGTTCCGCTTCTCCGACCAGCGCTCGATCGCGGGGGAGAAGGAGCGCATCGACGCCATTCGGCACATGTACGCCACGGGGCGGGGACGGGTCATGATGCGCGGCCAGGTCGCTCTGGAGGAGGTCCGCCCGGGGCGCATGGCGGTGGTCGTCACCGAGCTTCCGTACCAGGTCAACAAGACGACGCTGATCGAGAAGATGGCCGAGCTGGTCGGAGCCAAGAGAATCACCGATGTCAGCGACATTCGCGACGAATCCGACCGCGACGGCATGAGGATCGTGGTGGAGGTCAAGCGCGACGGGTCACCGCACACCGTGATGTCCCAATTGTTCAAGCACACGGCGCTCGAGTCGAGCTTCTCGACCAACATGCTGGCCCTCGTCGACGGCCAGCCCCAGACCCTGGGCCTCAAGCGGCTGCTCGAGCACTACATCGCCTATCGGCGCGAGGTCATCCGTCGGAGGACCGAATTCGACCTGAACCGCGCCCGCGAGCGGGCGCACATCCTAGAGGGCCTGAAGATCGCGCTCGACCATCTGGACGAGGTGATCTCCACCATTCGCAAGTCAGCCGATGCGGATGCTGCCCGCGAAGCCCTGATCGCCAAGTTCTCGCTGAGCGAGGCGCAGGCCAACGCGATCCTCGAGATGCAGCTGCGCCGTCTGGCCGCCCTGGAGCGCAAGAAGATCGAGGACGAGTACGAAGAGGTCATCCGCCTGATCGCCGAACTGGAGGACCTGCTGGCCAACCCACGGAAGATCCTGCAGGCCATCAAGGACGAGCTGGGCGAGCTGCGGCGGAAGTACGGCGAGGAACGGCGAACCCGGATCTGGGATGACGCGAGTCGCGAGCTCTCGGCCGAGGACCTGGTGGCAGCGGAGGACGTTGTCGTGACGCTGTCGCAGCGCGGCTACATCAAGCGCCAGCAGATCCGCACCTTCCGCTCGCAGCGGCGTGGAGGCAAGGGCAAGCTGGCGATGATCACGCGTGAGGAGGACGCCGTCAGCCACCTGGTCGTGGCCAACACTCATGACAACATCCTGTTCTTCACCAACCGCGGGCGCGTGTTCATCACCAAGGTGCACGCTCTGCCTGAGGCCAGCCGCCACGCGAAGGGCCTTCCGATCATCAACCTGCCCGGGGTCCAGGTCGACAGCGGAGAGTACGTGAGCGCGATCATCTCGCTGCCGCGCTTCGAGCCGGATCACTACCTGGTCATGGCTACTCGCAAGGGGAAGATCAAGAAGACCTCGCTCGCCGAGTACGCCAAGATCAAGGCCAACGGGCTGATCGCGATCAACCTCGTGGACGGTGACGAGCTGCGCTGGGTGGACCTCTCGGACGGCGGGAACGACATCCTCATCGCCACCCGCAATGGCCAGGCCGCGCGCTTCGCCGAACGGGAGGTGCGCGCCATGGGCCGCGACACGATGGGCGTCACGGGCCTCCGGCTCAAGGCCAAAGACGAGGTCATCGGCATGCAGGTCATTCGCGATCCGGGCCAGCAGCTGTTGGTGGTCACCGAGCAGGGGTATGGCAAGCGGACCATCGTCAGCGACTTCCCGGTCAAGCACCGCGCCACCGGCGGGGTGATCGCCAACGCCCTCAACAAGGAAACGGGCGCGGTGGCTGCCGTCCGCCTGGTGGGGCAGGATGATGAAGAAGTGATGCTGATCACCCAGGAGGGCACCATGCTGCGCACCCAGGTTGTGAGCGTGAACAGCTACCGGCGCGCCTCGCGCGGGGTGACGGTCATGAGGCCGGCGGAGGGCGATCGGATCATCTCTATTGCCGTATTCGTGGACGAAGGGCTACCCGAGGAGTCCGAAGGCGAGGAATGA
- a CDS encoding DUF4287 domain-containing protein produces the protein MPPRHIADIRQVEAKTGRALEDWCALLEANGIGDRREAVNFLRDGHAVAHAYALAIADHCLRGSRDAYGDDFWDEEASW, from the coding sequence ATGCCACCCCGTCACATCGCCGATATTCGTCAGGTCGAGGCCAAGACCGGGCGCGCGCTCGAGGATTGGTGCGCTTTGCTGGAAGCCAACGGCATTGGTGATCGGCGCGAGGCCGTGAATTTCCTGCGCGACGGCCATGCGGTGGCGCACGCCTACGCCCTCGCGATCGCCGACCACTGCCTGCGTGGCAGCCGCGACGCGTACGGCGACGACTTCTGGGACGAAGAGGCCAGCTGGTGA
- the gyrB gene encoding DNA topoisomerase (ATP-hydrolyzing) subunit B encodes MTAQPSRRRARASAAYTAADIQVLEGLQAVRKRPGMYIGSTDARGLHQLVWEVVDNSIDEAMANMATRIDVTIGADGHLEVVDDGRGIPVDRHATGKSALEVIMTVLHAGAKFGGGGYKVSGGLHGVGVSVVNALAAEMRVEVLRDGKRYVQEYRRGAPLKPVRQVGGEAEANRGLDWARHHGTRTWVLPDPEIFEDLDFNWETIATRLRESAYLNKGIWIRLLDERVGREKNYLFQGGVTSFVRHLNRHRAPLHQHPIFMERVVQGTSVEVALQYNDGFAETVLPFANNIHTVDGGTHVTGFRAALTSSLNEWARRAGVLSEKDTNLSGDDVREGLTAVISVKLTDPQFEGQTKAKLGNADIKGIVQTVVSDGIMQHLDENPADGRRILEKCLTAARAREAARKARDLVIRKGALDGMALPGKLADCQERDPALSELYIVEGDSAGGSAKQGRNRQNQAVLPLRGKLLNVEKARLDKVLSSENVRPLIIALGAGIGDQFDIAKLRYHRICLLSDADVDGAHITTLLLTFFYRHMPLVIENGYLYLCQPPLYRVSTGKQTRYASDDRGREAAVRELSRDGKGRNVTVQRFKGLGEMNPDQLWDTTMNPETRTLLQVNVRDAADADETFSTLMGERVEPRRDFIRSEARKVRNLDI; translated from the coding sequence ATGACGGCCCAACCCAGCCGCCGGCGAGCCCGCGCCTCGGCCGCGTACACGGCTGCCGATATCCAGGTCCTGGAGGGCCTACAGGCGGTCCGCAAGCGCCCCGGCATGTACATCGGCTCCACCGATGCCCGTGGCCTCCACCAGCTCGTATGGGAGGTCGTGGACAACAGCATCGACGAGGCCATGGCCAACATGGCGACGCGGATCGACGTCACGATCGGCGCCGACGGTCACCTGGAGGTCGTGGACGACGGGCGGGGGATCCCGGTCGACCGGCACGCCACCGGCAAGAGCGCCCTCGAAGTGATCATGACCGTCCTGCATGCCGGGGCGAAGTTTGGCGGTGGCGGCTACAAGGTCTCCGGTGGACTTCACGGCGTGGGCGTGAGCGTGGTGAACGCCCTCGCAGCCGAAATGCGAGTCGAGGTGCTCCGGGACGGCAAGCGCTACGTTCAGGAATATCGTCGCGGCGCGCCGTTGAAGCCCGTCCGCCAGGTCGGTGGAGAGGCCGAGGCCAACCGTGGCCTCGACTGGGCCCGACACCACGGCACGCGAACCTGGGTCCTGCCGGACCCCGAGATCTTCGAGGACCTCGACTTCAACTGGGAGACGATTGCGACCCGGTTGCGGGAATCGGCCTATCTCAACAAGGGGATCTGGATCCGACTGCTGGATGAGCGGGTCGGTCGCGAAAAGAACTACCTGTTCCAGGGCGGCGTGACCTCCTTCGTACGTCACCTGAACCGCCACCGCGCCCCACTGCACCAGCACCCCATCTTCATGGAGCGGGTCGTGCAGGGCACCAGCGTCGAGGTCGCGCTCCAGTACAACGACGGTTTTGCCGAGACGGTGCTGCCGTTCGCCAACAACATCCACACCGTCGACGGCGGCACCCACGTCACCGGTTTCCGAGCCGCCCTGACCAGCTCGCTCAACGAGTGGGCCCGCCGCGCCGGTGTCCTGTCCGAGAAGGACACCAACCTCAGCGGGGACGACGTGCGCGAGGGTCTGACGGCGGTCATCAGCGTCAAGCTCACCGACCCGCAGTTCGAGGGCCAGACCAAAGCCAAGCTGGGCAACGCCGATATCAAGGGCATCGTCCAAACCGTGGTGTCGGACGGCATCATGCAGCACCTCGACGAGAACCCTGCCGATGGGCGCCGGATCCTCGAGAAGTGCCTGACCGCGGCCCGCGCCCGAGAAGCGGCCCGCAAGGCGCGCGACCTCGTCATCCGCAAGGGCGCGCTGGACGGGATGGCGCTGCCCGGGAAGCTGGCGGACTGCCAGGAACGGGACCCGGCGCTCAGCGAGCTGTACATCGTGGAGGGGGACTCGGCGGGCGGCTCCGCCAAACAGGGCCGGAATCGCCAAAACCAGGCCGTCCTCCCGCTGCGTGGAAAGCTCCTCAACGTCGAGAAAGCGCGTCTCGACAAAGTGCTCTCCAGCGAAAACGTTAGGCCACTGATCATTGCGCTTGGTGCCGGGATCGGCGATCAGTTCGATATCGCCAAGCTCCGCTACCACCGCATCTGCCTCCTGTCCGACGCCGACGTCGACGGAGCCCATATCACGACCCTGCTGCTGACTTTCTTCTACCGGCACATGCCGCTGGTGATCGAGAACGGGTACCTGTACCTGTGCCAGCCGCCGCTGTACCGGGTGAGCACGGGCAAGCAAACGCGATACGCCAGTGACGACCGCGGGCGCGAGGCCGCGGTCCGGGAGCTGTCGCGGGACGGCAAGGGCCGGAACGTCACCGTTCAGCGCTTCAAGGGCCTGGGCGAGATGAACCCTGACCAGCTCTGGGATACGACGATGAATCCTGAGACGCGAACCCTGCTGCAGGTGAACGTCCGCGACGCCGCGGACGCGGATGAGACGTTCAGCACGCTCATGGGTGAGCGGGTGGAGCCACGACGCGATTTCATCCGCAGCGAAGCGCGCAAGGTGCGCAACCTCGACATCTGA
- a CDS encoding ParB/RepB/Spo0J family partition protein: MADSPPRAFGLGRGLDALIAPPDGGGDARQIPLDRIVANPHQPRARFEGRDQDALAASISTHGVLQPVVVRGLANGDYQLIAGERRVRAARQAGLTQVPAVIRDPSEEQMIELALIENLQRTDLNPIEQAMGFRILIERFGLAHDAVAGRIGRSRASVSNALRLLDLAPETQEALLEGQVSEGHARALAGLTVSELQVAALQIVLERHLSVRQTEELVRRRRRHGPGDETVAVRGDLQELESHLREILATRVAITRTRRGGRISIDFASDEELTRLFAWIVRTAPETDDTDPMRIGSENASV; this comes from the coding sequence GTGGCTGACTCACCGCCTCGCGCGTTCGGGCTGGGTCGAGGTCTGGATGCCTTGATCGCACCGCCCGATGGTGGGGGTGATGCACGGCAGATTCCCCTGGACCGGATCGTGGCCAATCCGCACCAGCCGCGCGCCCGGTTCGAGGGCCGCGACCAGGACGCCCTGGCCGCCTCCATCTCCACTCACGGCGTGCTGCAGCCGGTCGTCGTCCGCGGCCTGGCCAACGGCGATTACCAGCTCATTGCCGGCGAACGTCGCGTACGGGCTGCGCGCCAGGCCGGTCTGACACAGGTGCCCGCCGTGATCCGCGATCCCAGCGAGGAGCAGATGATCGAACTTGCGCTGATCGAAAACCTCCAGCGGACCGATCTCAACCCCATCGAGCAGGCCATGGGCTTCCGGATCCTGATCGAGCGCTTCGGGCTGGCGCACGATGCAGTGGCCGGCCGTATTGGCCGGTCTCGGGCTTCTGTCAGCAACGCGCTGCGCCTGCTGGATCTGGCTCCCGAGACCCAGGAAGCGCTTCTGGAGGGCCAGGTCAGCGAGGGGCATGCCCGCGCCCTGGCGGGGTTGACGGTGTCCGAGCTCCAGGTCGCGGCGCTCCAGATCGTGCTCGAGCGACACCTTTCCGTGCGCCAGACCGAGGAGCTGGTCCGGCGCCGGCGCCGCCATGGACCTGGCGATGAAACGGTCGCGGTGCGAGGGGACCTGCAGGAGCTCGAGAGCCACCTCCGCGAGATCCTCGCCACCCGCGTCGCGATCACGCGGACGCGCCGGGGAGGGCGGATCAGCATCGACTTTGCCTCGGACGAGGAGCTGACCCGCCTGTTCGCGTGGATTGTCCGCACCGCGCCGGAGACCGACGACACCGACCCGATGCGCATCGGCTCGGAGAACGCTTCGGTATGA
- a CDS encoding ParA family protein yields the protein MARVTACTNQKGGVGKTTTVINLAAYLALSGTRTLVIDLDPQGNASTGLGADRRAPGTIYDALIDRVAISEIARPTAIPGLDLVPATPMLAGAEIELVGIPAREHRLAASLAEVDERYDRVLVDCPPSLGLLTVNALTAADGVLIPIQAEYYAMEGLGNLVNTIRLVRGSLNPRLEIEGVVITMFDRRTRLSAQVADEVRRHLNGTVYDTVVPRSVRLSEAPSHGLPIALYDPSSRGAFAYQALAAEVAARG from the coding sequence GTGGCTAGGGTCACGGCCTGTACCAACCAGAAGGGCGGCGTCGGTAAGACGACCACCGTCATCAACCTCGCGGCATATCTGGCCCTCTCCGGCACGCGAACGCTCGTAATCGATCTGGATCCCCAGGGCAACGCCTCGACGGGGCTGGGAGCCGACCGACGGGCGCCGGGCACGATCTATGACGCGCTCATTGATCGGGTCGCCATCTCCGAGATCGCGAGGCCCACGGCGATCCCAGGCCTCGACTTGGTGCCGGCCACACCAATGCTTGCCGGAGCCGAGATCGAGCTGGTAGGGATTCCGGCCCGTGAGCATCGGCTTGCGGCCAGCCTGGCCGAGGTGGACGAACGATATGACCGCGTGCTGGTGGACTGCCCGCCGTCACTTGGTCTGCTGACAGTCAATGCGTTGACCGCCGCGGATGGCGTGCTCATCCCGATCCAGGCGGAGTATTACGCGATGGAGGGTCTTGGAAACCTGGTGAACACCATCCGCCTTGTCCGTGGGTCGCTGAACCCGCGACTGGAGATCGAGGGAGTCGTGATCACGATGTTCGATCGCCGGACGCGTCTGTCGGCCCAGGTGGCTGATGAGGTGCGGCGCCACCTGAACGGCACGGTGTACGACACCGTCGTGCCTCGCAGCGTGCGGCTCAGCGAGGCCCCGAGCCACGGACTGCCGATCGCCCTGTACGACCCCAGCTCACGTGGTGCCTTTGCATACCAGGCACTGGCCGCTGAGGTGGCCGCTCGTGGCTGA
- the mrdA gene encoding penicillin-binding protein 2, with translation MGTQFEHPDLQRSGPRFIAFGVIGLLLFTVLAGRLFQLQVIEGRARAEQAEAARTVDVAIPSQRGLVLDREGRPLVINVPTWTVAVRPADLPAARQDGVLRRVAELVGLPASELSARLDAFAGSPFDLVPLATDIDRAAALVLAEKSESLPGIELQVVARRQYLNELGNPDGTLLSHIVGYTGPVNADELEHLAEAGYLHDDPIGRTGIEAAFESELRGEYGSARWERDVSGRLVKVVEETRDPTAGRNLVLTIDARLQRMATESLLWGMREANVSQGVTIVMNPQTGEILAMVSLPAYDNNAFAGGIPDELYQAYLTDPNLPLRNHAISDIYPPGSTFKLVTGLAALQEGVTTSARRWQTYGCYQIPGAPAGDCLYDWNRRGFGPLNMVEAFAISSDTFFYQMAVHLGVDRLAKWAYELGFGAPTEIDLPNEASGIIASTEWAHTQGRTGVYTGELAQAGIGQNVIAVTPLQLLNAYAALANGGHLMRPQIVLGEADADGNLVDRYEPEVLHEVAADPDNLSLMRIGAREVITTGHAYNISDLRLPGALSGKTGTAEFGLPDAEGVLPFHSWFVAWLPSTPGATDSPLAVITFTYRATVIGNVSTEVVKYFLQQYFGLDQDLRLDPVTLRQLSGGN, from the coding sequence GTGGGCACGCAGTTCGAGCACCCGGATCTGCAGCGATCCGGTCCCCGGTTCATCGCATTCGGGGTCATCGGGTTGCTCCTGTTCACCGTGCTGGCGGGCCGGCTCTTCCAGCTCCAGGTAATCGAAGGGAGGGCCCGCGCCGAGCAGGCGGAGGCCGCGCGGACCGTGGACGTGGCGATTCCGTCCCAGCGCGGGCTGGTCCTTGATCGCGAGGGGCGACCGCTGGTCATCAACGTGCCGACCTGGACGGTGGCGGTTCGGCCCGCAGATCTGCCTGCAGCACGACAGGACGGGGTCCTGCGCCGAGTAGCGGAGCTCGTGGGGCTCCCCGCCAGTGAGCTGTCGGCACGGCTGGACGCCTTCGCGGGGTCGCCCTTCGACCTGGTGCCGCTGGCGACCGACATCGACCGCGCCGCGGCGCTGGTGCTTGCCGAGAAGAGCGAGTCATTGCCCGGCATCGAGCTCCAGGTCGTGGCCAGGCGCCAATACCTCAACGAGCTCGGCAATCCGGACGGCACGCTCCTTTCCCATATCGTCGGCTACACCGGTCCGGTCAACGCCGATGAGCTTGAGCACCTTGCGGAGGCGGGCTATCTGCACGACGACCCCATCGGGCGGACGGGGATCGAGGCCGCATTCGAGTCCGAACTGCGAGGCGAGTACGGATCCGCGCGCTGGGAGCGCGACGTATCGGGCCGGCTGGTGAAGGTCGTGGAGGAGACCCGGGACCCGACGGCCGGACGGAACCTGGTGCTGACGATCGACGCGCGGCTCCAGCGGATGGCCACCGAGTCACTCCTGTGGGGCATGCGGGAGGCCAACGTCAGCCAGGGGGTCACGATCGTAATGAACCCCCAGACCGGCGAGATCTTGGCGATGGTGTCGCTGCCGGCCTACGACAACAACGCGTTCGCCGGCGGCATCCCCGACGAGCTCTACCAGGCGTACCTGACCGATCCCAACCTGCCGCTCCGCAACCATGCCATCAGCGACATCTACCCACCTGGATCCACATTCAAGCTGGTGACCGGTCTGGCCGCCCTGCAGGAAGGGGTCACCACCTCGGCCCGCCGGTGGCAGACCTACGGGTGCTACCAGATCCCCGGCGCTCCGGCCGGTGACTGTCTGTACGACTGGAACCGGCGTGGATTCGGCCCCCTGAACATGGTCGAGGCGTTCGCGATCAGCTCCGACACGTTCTTCTACCAGATGGCCGTCCACCTGGGCGTAGACCGGCTGGCGAAATGGGCCTATGAGCTGGGCTTCGGCGCACCCACCGAGATCGATCTCCCAAATGAGGCAAGCGGGATCATCGCGTCCACCGAGTGGGCTCACACCCAGGGTCGTACGGGCGTGTACACCGGGGAGCTGGCCCAGGCCGGGATCGGGCAGAACGTCATTGCGGTCACCCCGCTCCAGCTGCTGAACGCGTATGCCGCGCTGGCCAACGGCGGGCACCTGATGCGACCCCAGATCGTGCTCGGTGAAGCCGACGCCGACGGCAACCTGGTGGATCGGTACGAGCCCGAGGTCCTGCACGAGGTGGCGGCCGACCCCGACAACCTGAGCCTGATGCGCATTGGCGCCCGGGAGGTCATCACCACCGGTCACGCGTACAACATCAGCGATCTGCGCCTGCCCGGCGCGCTGTCGGGCAAGACGGGCACGGCGGAATTCGGCCTCCCCGATGCCGAGGGCGTGCTGCCGTTTCACTCGTGGTTCGTGGCCTGGCTGCCCTCGACCCCCGGCGCGACCGATTCGCCGCTGGCGGTCATCACGTTCACATATCGGGCCACCGTCATCGGGAACGTGTCGACCGAAGTGGTGAAGTACTTCCTCCAGCAGTACTTCGGCCTCGACCAGGATCTCCGGCTGGACCCGGTGACCCTGCGGCAACTCTCGGGAGGCAACTGA
- a CDS encoding FtsW/RodA/SpoVE family cell cycle protein, with product MGVAVTTFEVAPTARWRDFDWQLTLYVVLLLGFGVILGVSAGWNDGPSPPGVIPQPVKTVIWSGIGFAVLAVAASVDYHWLRTFALPIYLITLGLLVLNLLAGNEVFGAQLSVTIGGLDFQFSEIGKVLMVVVLAAFLAGRGQGIGRLSTIIGAALLTVLPTALVLRQPDLGTALVFVAILGGMLFISGASIGWMALLGGITIALTPIVLNALADYQLSRLTCFLDPALDPQGACYQLVQALNAVGSGGWLGQGLTAGHANQLGFLPVQTTDFIFTIVAEELGLVGGLILLALFGLLLWRITIIGWRARDGLGRLVAMGLATMLLFQVVVNIGMVIGLLPVTGIPLPLITYGGSSTVSILFGMGILQSVRMHTRTETF from the coding sequence GTGGGCGTCGCGGTCACCACCTTCGAGGTCGCCCCAACCGCTCGCTGGCGCGACTTTGACTGGCAGTTGACTCTGTACGTGGTCCTGCTGCTGGGCTTTGGCGTCATCCTCGGCGTGTCCGCCGGCTGGAACGACGGCCCGTCGCCACCCGGGGTCATCCCGCAACCGGTGAAGACCGTCATCTGGAGTGGGATCGGCTTTGCCGTGCTGGCGGTCGCCGCATCGGTGGACTACCACTGGCTGCGGACGTTCGCCCTGCCGATCTACCTCATCACCCTGGGCCTGCTGGTGCTGAACCTGCTGGCCGGGAACGAGGTGTTCGGCGCCCAGCTGTCGGTGACCATCGGCGGGCTTGACTTCCAGTTCTCCGAGATCGGCAAGGTGCTCATGGTGGTCGTCCTTGCGGCGTTCCTGGCGGGCCGCGGCCAGGGCATCGGGCGGCTCTCGACGATCATCGGGGCCGCACTATTGACGGTGCTTCCGACCGCCCTCGTCCTGCGCCAACCCGACCTGGGCACCGCGCTCGTGTTCGTGGCCATCCTCGGCGGCATGCTGTTCATCAGCGGCGCCAGCATCGGGTGGATGGCCCTGCTGGGCGGTATCACGATCGCCCTGACACCCATCGTGCTCAACGCCCTTGCCGACTACCAGCTGTCGCGCCTGACGTGCTTCCTCGATCCGGCGTTGGACCCGCAGGGGGCGTGCTACCAGCTCGTCCAGGCGCTCAATGCGGTCGGGTCCGGCGGATGGCTGGGACAGGGGCTGACGGCTGGCCACGCCAACCAGCTGGGGTTCCTGCCGGTCCAGACCACGGACTTCATCTTTACGATCGTGGCCGAGGAGCTGGGGTTGGTGGGCGGCCTCATCCTGCTGGCGCTTTTCGGCCTGCTTCTGTGGCGGATCACGATCATCGGCTGGCGAGCGCGCGACGGTCTGGGCCGACTGGTAGCCATGGGCCTGGCGACCATGCTGCTGTTCCAGGTCGTGGTCAACATCGGCATGGTCATCGGGTTGCTGCCGGTGACCGGCATCCCGTTGCCGTTGATCACGTACGGCGGCTCGTCGACGGTCTCTATCCTGTTCGGGATGGGGATCCTCCAATCCGTTCGGATGCACACCCGGACCGAAACCTTCTAA
- a CDS encoding AI-2E family transporter: MGFVARHRLELFVTFAILLLALALWLARSALPVFAIAIALAFLLDPPVTALQRRGIPRVAGILLVYVAVVAAVIGLGLLLLPPLFDQLRRFLEQLPTLAAQFVEWEQAIMEWLTGLPLPEPIRDALDSIIGSGQQAVVALLEAIVGPLLSLIARAAGFVFGLVVVPVWLLYVLKDRERLPDGILGLLPSGWRPDASHAMGLTTSMIGRWIRGQLLLGAVIFVATLVGLLVLSAIGFREFADFAVLLALVAGVLELVPIIGPIIAAVPAVLIGASISPGAALAAVALYTVVQQLENHLLVPKVMGGAVDLHPAVVILSLIVGASLFGLWGAILAAPVVALGRDLYRYAFRRLEGGAPDDARAFAGHSRSGPSPPTAPPTPPPTPPPEAEAA; encoded by the coding sequence ATGGGGTTCGTCGCCCGCCACCGCCTGGAACTGTTCGTCACGTTCGCGATCCTGCTGCTGGCGCTCGCCCTGTGGCTGGCGCGCTCGGCGCTCCCCGTATTCGCGATTGCCATCGCTCTGGCCTTCCTGCTCGATCCGCCGGTGACCGCACTCCAGCGTCGCGGCATCCCTCGCGTGGCTGGCATCCTCCTGGTCTACGTGGCGGTGGTGGCGGCCGTCATCGGGCTGGGATTACTCCTCCTCCCGCCGCTTTTCGATCAGCTCCGCCGGTTCCTGGAGCAGCTCCCAACCCTCGCCGCCCAGTTCGTGGAATGGGAGCAGGCAATCATGGAATGGCTAACCGGCCTTCCGCTGCCCGAACCCATCCGCGACGCGCTGGACTCGATCATCGGGAGCGGGCAGCAGGCCGTCGTGGCTCTGCTGGAGGCCATCGTCGGGCCGCTCCTGAGCCTGATTGCGCGCGCCGCGGGATTCGTATTCGGGTTGGTCGTGGTTCCGGTTTGGCTCCTGTACGTCCTCAAGGATCGCGAGCGTCTGCCGGATGGCATCCTGGGCCTGCTGCCCTCCGGCTGGCGCCCGGACGCGAGTCACGCCATGGGATTGACCACCAGCATGATCGGTCGCTGGATCCGGGGTCAGCTCCTGCTGGGCGCCGTGATCTTCGTCGCCACCCTGGTCGGCTTGCTGGTCCTTTCCGCTATCGGCTTCCGGGAGTTCGCCGACTTCGCGGTGCTGTTGGCACTGGTGGCCGGCGTCCTCGAGCTGGTCCCGATCATCGGTCCCATCATCGCGGCCGTCCCGGCGGTCCTCATCGGCGCATCCATCTCGCCCGGGGCGGCGCTGGCGGCGGTCGCCCTGTACACCGTCGTCCAGCAGCTCGAGAACCACCTGCTGGTCCCAAAGGTCATGGGCGGCGCCGTCGACCTCCATCCGGCGGTCGTCATCCTGTCGCTGATCGTGGGCGCCTCGTTGTTCGGGCTGTGGGGCGCCATCCTGGCCGCCCCCGTCGTCGCCCTCGGCCGCGACCTGTATCGGTACGCCTTCCGGCGGCTGGAGGGTGGAGCGCCGGATGACGCGCGTGCCTTCGCCGGCCACTCCAGATCCGGTCCGTCACCCCCGACCGCACCCCCGACCCCGCCGCCGACCCCGCCCCCCGAAGCCGAGGCTGCCTGA